The Methylopila sp. M107 genome contains the following window.
CCGCCGTCGACGCGCGCGAGACCCGCGATCGGGGTGCGGCAGGAGCCGTCCAGCACCTTCAGGAAGGCGCGCTCGCAGGCGAGCGCCGCGGCCGTCGCCGGACAGTCGAGCCGCCTCAGGACGTCGAGCGTCCGGGCGTCGCCCGCGCGCGCCGTCACCGCGACCGCGCCTTGGCCGAGCGCCGGAAGGAAGTCGTCGGCGTCGAGCAGCTCGGTCGCGTGGTTTTGCAGCCCGAGCCGGGTGAGGCCCGCGAGCGCCAGCAGCGTCGCGTCGACCTCGCGGCGCGCGAGCTTGTCGAGCCGCGTCTGCACATTGCCGCGGAACGACACGACCTTGAGGTCGGGGCGCCTGCGCCGCACCAGCGCGCCGCGCCTCAGCGATGCTGTGCCGACGACGGCGCCATGGGGAAGTTCGGCGAGGGTCGGGGCCGCGCCGCCGATCAGCGCGTCGCGGACGTCGGCGCGCGGCAGGGTCGCGGCGAGGATGGTCCCGTCGGCGAGGTCGGTCGGCAGGTCCTTGGCCGAATGCACCGCAAGATCGACGCGGCCCTCCAGCAGCGCCTCGTCGATCTCCTTGACGAACAGGCCCTTGCCGCCCGCCTCGCTCAGCGGCCGATCCTGGATGGCGTCGCCGGTGGTGCGGATCGTGACGATCTCGACCGCTTCGGGACCTGCGCCGAGCGCAGCGATCAGCCCGTCGCGCACGGCGTTCGCCTGCCAGAGCGCGAGCGGCGAGCCGCGGGTTCCGATGCGAAGAAGCGGGGCTGCCATTGAGCTCGTCGGGTCGTGGGGGAAGGCGACGCCATGCATAGCGACGGCCGCCGACGCCGTCGAGGCGCAGCTCACCCCCGCCCGAACCGCAGCCCCGGCGCCGGGCGCTCCTCGATGACCTCGCGGCGGAAGCGGTAGAGCTGGGCCGGCCGCCCGCCGGTCGCGGCCTCGGTCTGGCCGGTCGGCTCGACGAGCGCCGCGCTGTCGACGAGGCGGCGGAAGTTCTGCTTGTGGAGCTGGCGTCCCGCGACCGCCTCGACCGTCTGCTGCAGCGCCGTCAGCGTGAAGCGCGGCGGCATCAGTTCGAACACCACCGGGCGATATTTGAGCTTCGCCCTCAACCGCCCCATCGCGGTCGCGAGGATGCGGCGGTGATCGTCCCGCATCGCCTCTCCGAGACGCGGCGGGGCGTCCCAGTCGAGCGCGGCCGGCCGGCCGTCGCGCCGGGCCTCTTCGACCAGTCCGGCCTCATAGAGCAGCTCGTAGCGGTCCAGCACCTTCTCCTCGTCCCAGGGGCGGCCGTCCATGCCGAAGCATAGGCGCGCGCGGGCGAGACGGGGGAGGTCGCGGCCGGTTTCGGCCTCGGGCGCTTCCGCGGCCCAGCGGCCGATCGCGGGCAGGATCTGCTGGTCAAGCACCTCGGGCCGTCGGCGCCGCCAGTCCTCCCACGGAAAATAGCCGTACCAGGGCCGGAACGCGGCGCCGGCCTCCTTGAGCGGCGAGACGTTGCGCGGCCGCCGCGTCAGAGCGAGGTAGCCGATCGAGACCATGTGGCGCGCATGCGGCGCGGTGGCGCGGCCGCGGTCGCCGAAGGTGTAGAGCTGTTCGACATAGCCGACGTCGAGCGCGGTCTGCTCGGCGATCGAGCCGCGCAGCGCGATCTCGAGGGTCCGGTCGCGGGCGGGCTCGAACGCGCCGGAGGGCAGGCCGGCCGCCCCGTCGCTCGCCCGCGCGACGAGGATTTCTGGCGCGTTGCGCTCGACGGCCACGACCGCCGCCGACAGGCCGATGCCGACGCCCGGCTCGCTCATGCGCCGGCGCCCCTCATGGGCGGGGCGCGAGCGTGAACGGCTCGCCCTCGAAACAGTTTTCGCCGCGGCCGATCCGCTCGACCGCCGACAGCATGCGTCCGTCGCGCTGAAGGGCCGAGTCCGCGAGGCGCACGATCAGCCGGTTCGGCGTCGCGGTCGGGCTGAGGCGGCGCAGCGTCGCGGCGAGTTCGTGCTCGTCGCGGTCGGGTTCGCGCGCGCAGGCGATCGCATAGGCCATCGCGGTCGAACGGCTGACGCCGGCATAGCAATGCACGACGATCGGTCCCGGCCGCTCCGCCGCGAACGCCAGCGCTTCGCCGATATGGCGGTCGCCGGGCGGCGCATGGCCGTGCCTCGGCTCGGCGATGTCGTGGAACGTCAGCGTCAGATGGTCATGCGGCGCGACGCCGGCCGGCCTGTCGACGGCGGTCCCCTCGGAGACGAGCGACAGCAGGCGCCGGGCGCCCGAGGCGCGGACGGTGGCGTCGAGACGCGACAGGGGGCAGACGAAGATCATGGCGCCCACAGTAGCGCGCGCCGACCGCGACGGTCGCGCGCATTCGGTCCGGCGGCGGCGATCATCCATGCAGCTCCGAGAACCGCTCGGCGAAGCGGGCGGTCGCGGTCTCGGCGGGCCATGGCTCCAGTCTCGCGGTGTCCGGAACCGCCGCGGGTTCGCCGAATATTTCCAGCGCCTCCGCGATGGAGAAGCCGGCGAGCCTTGTCGCTTCGAGGAAGGCCGCCGCGCGGTCTGCGCGCTTGACGAGTTTCGTCACCGAAGCGGGAGTCTCCGCCGGCAGCCCGAACCGAATGTGGATCGCGCGTACGAGCCGCTCCTCGACCGCGCCGTATTCGCCGCCGAGCACCGACTTGAAGGGCGTGATCATGTCGCCGATGACGTATTCGGCGGCGTCGTGCAGCAGCGCCGTCAGCCGAACCGGCGCGCCACAATCGGGCGCGAGGCGGCCCACGATCTCCTCCACCAGCAGCGAATGCTGCGCGACCGAGAAGATGTGCGGGCCCTTGGTCTGCCCGTTCCACCGCGCGACGCGCGCCAGCCCGTGGGCGATGTCGTCGATCTCGACGTCGAGCGGGGAGGGGTCGAGCAGGTCGAGGCGCCGCCCCGACAGCATGCGCTGCCAGGCGCGGGGCCTGCCGCCCGCGGCGCGGCGTTTCGAGGATGGAAGGACCGGCGATTTGCCTTTGACAGCCAAGATGCGTTTTCCGAAGGATGCCATTCCGGACGAACTCCGGATCGAACGCCGCCGACCATAAGAAGCGCGCGCGCGACTAGCGAGAGGGAACACCACGCCATGGCCGTGCTCTACGGGCCCGAACACCGCGCGCTGCAGGACGCCAGCGATTCCCGCCGCCTCGCAGACCTCTGGCAGGAGA
Protein-coding sequences here:
- the hemC gene encoding hydroxymethylbilane synthase, which codes for MAAPLLRIGTRGSPLALWQANAVRDGLIAALGAGPEAVEIVTIRTTGDAIQDRPLSEAGGKGLFVKEIDEALLEGRVDLAVHSAKDLPTDLADGTILAATLPRADVRDALIGGAAPTLAELPHGAVVGTASLRRGALVRRRRPDLKVVSFRGNVQTRLDKLARREVDATLLALAGLTRLGLQNHATELLDADDFLPALGQGAVAVTARAGDARTLDVLRRLDCPATAAALACERAFLKVLDGSCRTPIAGLARVDGGTLRFRGLVLSEDGARETSGEIAGAASDAAALGAESGRDVKARTPPDLLAAFG
- a CDS encoding HD family hydrolase produces the protein MLSGRRLDLLDPSPLDVEIDDIAHGLARVARWNGQTKGPHIFSVAQHSLLVEEIVGRLAPDCGAPVRLTALLHDAAEYVIGDMITPFKSVLGGEYGAVEERLVRAIHIRFGLPAETPASVTKLVKRADRAAAFLEATRLAGFSIAEALEIFGEPAAVPDTARLEPWPAETATARFAERFSELHG